A window of the Halobacterium hubeiense genome harbors these coding sequences:
- a CDS encoding VOC family protein, with translation MADESIPVSAEAPDSPFQTTGTDHITIWGSNAEDTIAFYRDMLGMPLVLRQPNLDDPSQTHLFFDTGDGRILTVFVSDDRASNRGRIRTQTGSVHHLSFSIAAEDFEDVMEALEEAGHGYNVFDRGIFFSLYTQDNNGLIIELSADKYDIPDDRRGEVLATAQRLREEDGADFAEDRHMKQALEELGLDAEPADLPDASTGVGY, from the coding sequence ATGGCAGACGAATCCATTCCCGTCTCCGCAGAGGCCCCCGACAGCCCGTTCCAGACGACGGGCACCGACCACATCACCATCTGGGGGAGCAACGCCGAGGACACCATCGCGTTCTACCGCGACATGCTCGGGATGCCGCTCGTGCTCCGACAGCCGAACCTCGACGACCCCTCGCAGACGCACCTGTTCTTCGACACCGGCGACGGCCGCATCCTCACCGTCTTCGTCAGCGACGACCGCGCGTCGAACCGCGGCCGCATCCGCACGCAGACCGGCAGCGTCCACCACCTCTCCTTCTCCATCGCGGCGGAGGACTTCGAGGACGTGATGGAGGCGCTCGAAGAAGCCGGCCACGGCTACAACGTCTTCGACCGCGGCATCTTCTTCTCGCTGTACACGCAGGACAACAACGGCCTCATCATCGAGCTCTCCGCGGACAAGTACGACATCCCGGACGACCGCCGCGGCGAGGTGCTGGCGACCGCCCAGCGCCTCCGCGAGGAGGACGGCGCGGATTTCGCCGAGGACCGCCACATGAAGCAGGCCCTCGAAGAGCTCGGCCTCGACGCCGAGCCCGCGGACCTCCCGGACGCCTCCACGGGCGTCGGCTACTGA
- a CDS encoding glycosyltransferase, whose amino-acid sequence MPTVAAFTDSYLPTVNGVTYTVSTWHDRWQSRGGEMPVVYPRADYDAGPGEYGVPSLRFPFYEGYRMALPRTPGAVAALDVDVVHAHTPFGLGLAGLRFARKHDLPFVASYHTPTAEYANYVVPDAATGVVRRASEAWERWFLDHADLVLTPSERTRDHVWDLGVDAPVEPLPNGVDVRTFRPVDTADFLARHDLPADEPLVGYTGRHGYEKCLSDLLAAAEGLDATVVFGGDGPARDDLEAEARERGVDARFLGFLDREELPAFYSALDAFAFPSPVETEGLVALEANACGTPVAGVNAGALAETIDDGETGYHYERGDVDGFRAAIERTLDERERLAGNCLSRREEISVERAIDELEELYRGL is encoded by the coding sequence CTGCCGACCGTCGCGGCGTTCACGGACTCCTATCTGCCGACGGTCAACGGCGTCACGTACACGGTCTCGACGTGGCACGACCGCTGGCAGTCCCGCGGCGGCGAGATGCCGGTCGTCTACCCGCGCGCGGACTACGACGCCGGCCCCGGCGAGTACGGCGTCCCGAGCCTGCGATTTCCGTTCTACGAGGGCTACCGGATGGCGCTCCCGCGCACCCCGGGCGCCGTCGCCGCCCTCGACGTGGATGTCGTGCACGCGCACACACCGTTCGGCCTCGGGCTCGCCGGCCTGCGGTTCGCGCGCAAGCACGACCTGCCGTTCGTCGCGTCCTACCACACGCCCACGGCCGAGTACGCCAACTACGTCGTCCCCGACGCGGCGACGGGCGTGGTCCGACGCGCCAGCGAGGCCTGGGAGCGGTGGTTCCTCGACCACGCCGACCTCGTGTTGACGCCGAGCGAGCGCACCCGCGACCACGTCTGGGACCTCGGCGTCGACGCGCCCGTCGAACCGCTCCCGAACGGCGTGGACGTCCGGACGTTCCGGCCGGTCGATACCGCCGATTTCCTCGCGCGCCACGACCTCCCCGCGGACGAGCCGCTGGTCGGCTACACGGGCCGCCACGGCTACGAGAAGTGCCTCTCGGACCTGCTCGCGGCAGCGGAGGGACTGGACGCGACGGTCGTCTTCGGCGGGGACGGTCCCGCCCGCGACGACCTCGAAGCCGAAGCCCGCGAACGCGGCGTTGACGCGCGCTTCTTGGGGTTCCTCGACCGCGAGGAACTCCCGGCGTTCTACTCCGCGCTGGACGCGTTCGCGTTCCCGAGTCCCGTCGAGACGGAGGGACTGGTCGCGCTGGAGGCCAACGCCTGCGGGACGCCCGTGGCGGGCGTGAACGCCGGCGCGCTCGCGGAGACCATCGACGACGGCGAGACCGGCTACCACTACGAGCGCGGCGACGTCGACGGCTTCCGCGCAGCCATCGAGCGCACGCTCGACGAGCGCGAGCGCCTCGCGGGGAACTGTCTGTCGCGCCGCGAAGAGATTAGCGTCGAACGCGCAATCGACGAGTTAGAAGAGCTGTACCGCGGCCTCTAG
- a CDS encoding DoxX family protein produces the protein MAAADLLLLVARVLFGGVLAFMGLNHFMQLEGMTGYAQHKGLPAPKLSVLASGAVLVLGGLSVATGVLPVVGAVALAAFLVVSALTMHDFWAVPEDQQQDEMTGFLKNAALAGGALAIAASATTGWAYSVGLTLF, from the coding sequence ATGGCGGCCGCCGACCTCCTCCTGCTGGTCGCGCGCGTGCTGTTCGGCGGCGTGCTCGCGTTCATGGGCCTCAATCACTTCATGCAGCTAGAAGGGATGACCGGCTACGCCCAGCACAAGGGCCTGCCGGCGCCGAAGCTCTCGGTGCTGGCCTCCGGCGCGGTGCTCGTGCTGGGCGGCCTCTCGGTCGCCACCGGCGTCCTGCCGGTCGTCGGCGCCGTCGCGCTCGCGGCGTTCCTCGTGGTCTCCGCGCTCACGATGCACGACTTCTGGGCGGTCCCCGAGGACCAACAGCAGGACGAGATGACCGGCTTCCTGAAGAACGCCGCCCTCGCCGGCGGCGCGCTCGCCATCGCGGCGTCCGCCACGACCGGCTGGGCGTACAGCGTCGGTCTCACGCTCTTCTAG
- a CDS encoding DUF2797 domain-containing protein produces MQIVGYETTPGEGPAALRVADSGTVERVPLLAGESLAYTLGERHCAGATDEGVGKTTESSSPAHQNTECSEDVHEACGNADAPYCDEHTSTWPCARCIGNCAMPLESCHEEHAIYLAAFAPDTFKVGVTRSWRLDTRLREQGADRAAHVRTVEDGKRARQIEYGIADEIPDRVRVPTKIRGFAERVDEAAWNALVAEYDPIERFDFDYGLAFDSRPVAETMATGTVLGTKGRVLALERGGTTYAVDMRDLVGYDVTEGASDRDRQSSLGAF; encoded by the coding sequence GTGCAGATTGTGGGGTACGAGACGACGCCCGGCGAGGGGCCGGCCGCGCTCCGGGTTGCCGACAGCGGGACAGTCGAGCGCGTGCCGCTGCTGGCGGGCGAGTCGCTGGCGTACACGCTCGGCGAGCGGCACTGCGCGGGCGCCACGGACGAGGGCGTTGGGAAGACGACTGAGTCGTCTTCCCCAGCCCATCAGAACACAGAGTGTTCTGAGGACGTCCACGAGGCCTGCGGGAACGCGGACGCGCCGTACTGCGACGAGCACACGTCCACGTGGCCGTGCGCGCGCTGCATCGGGAACTGCGCGATGCCGCTGGAGTCGTGCCACGAGGAACACGCAATCTACCTGGCGGCGTTCGCGCCGGACACGTTCAAGGTGGGCGTGACGCGCTCGTGGCGGCTGGACACGCGCCTGCGCGAGCAGGGCGCGGACCGCGCGGCCCACGTCCGGACGGTCGAGGACGGCAAGCGCGCGCGGCAAATCGAGTACGGCATCGCCGACGAGATTCCCGACCGCGTGCGCGTTCCCACCAAAATCCGGGGGTTCGCCGAGCGCGTGGACGAGGCGGCGTGGAACGCGCTCGTTGCCGAGTACGACCCTATCGAGCGCTTCGACTTCGACTACGGGCTGGCCTTCGATAGCCGCCCCGTCGCGGAGACGATGGCCACCGGGACCGTGCTCGGGACGAAGGGGCGCGTGCTCGCGCTGGAGCGCGGCGGGACGACGTACGCCGTGGACATGCGCGACCTCGTGGGCTACGACGTCACCGAGGGCGCGAGCGACCGGGACCGGCAGTCGAGTCTCGGCGCGTTCTAG
- a CDS encoding VOC family protein, with protein sequence MLTDTPGIHHVTGLVESAQRNVDFYVGVLGLRLVKRTVNQNDMLRYHLFYGNETGDPGTVLTCFPYPNEAPGRVGKPQISAVAFVVPEGSLPYWRGRLAAHGVDAIGTDARFDDRVLRFTDPDGTNVELVEGDAPVEPWTGGSVPEAYAIRGVHSVTALPTNPYTTGALLETLGFELVGEERTRDETRIRYEADGEYATVIDLLDRPTTEFGREGTGSIQHVAVRAESVEELYEWHSFLRERDYDVSRVHDRYFFHSLYVREPGGILFELATEKPGLAFEADVGDLGESLALPDQFVEDRDLIERQLPPLSVPYLDD encoded by the coding sequence GTGCTCACTGACACGCCCGGCATCCACCACGTCACCGGCCTCGTCGAGTCCGCCCAGCGCAACGTCGACTTCTACGTCGGCGTCCTCGGCCTGCGGCTCGTCAAGCGCACGGTCAACCAGAACGACATGCTGCGCTACCACCTCTTCTACGGGAACGAGACCGGCGACCCCGGGACCGTGCTGACGTGCTTCCCGTACCCCAACGAGGCGCCGGGCCGCGTCGGCAAACCACAGATTTCGGCGGTGGCGTTCGTCGTCCCCGAGGGCTCGCTGCCGTACTGGCGCGGCCGCCTCGCCGCCCACGGCGTGGACGCAATCGGGACCGACGCCCGGTTCGACGACCGCGTGCTGCGCTTCACCGACCCGGACGGCACGAACGTCGAACTCGTCGAGGGTGATGCGCCCGTCGAGCCGTGGACCGGCGGCTCCGTCCCCGAGGCGTACGCGATTCGGGGCGTGCACAGCGTCACCGCGCTCCCGACGAACCCCTACACGACCGGCGCGCTGCTGGAGACGCTGGGCTTCGAACTCGTGGGCGAGGAGCGCACGCGCGACGAGACCCGGATTCGCTACGAGGCCGACGGCGAGTACGCCACCGTCATCGACCTGCTCGACCGCCCGACCACGGAGTTCGGCCGCGAGGGCACGGGCTCGATTCAGCACGTCGCCGTCCGTGCCGAGAGCGTCGAGGAGCTGTACGAGTGGCACAGCTTCCTCCGGGAGCGCGACTACGACGTCTCGCGCGTGCACGACCGGTACTTCTTCCACTCGCTGTACGTCCGCGAGCCCGGCGGCATCCTCTTCGAACTCGCCACCGAGAAGCCCGGGCTCGCGTTCGAGGCGGACGTCGGCGACCTCGGGGAGTCGCTGGCGCTGCCCGACCAGTTCGTCGAGGACCGCGACCTCATCGAGCGCCAGCTGCCCCCGCTGTCGGTCCCGTACCTGGATGACTGA
- a CDS encoding glycosyltransferase family 4 protein translates to MRALNYLEFEDRLRGGIVTATRQQRKALATTDVEVVETPWRAGNPVQSLGTLFAGEGYFAEYDVAHCNLVGPGSVAVARHAKRNDIPLVLHAHVTKEDFAESFRGSSTVAPALEPYLRWFYSQADLVVCPSEYTRGVLESYPVDAPIKQLSNGVDVESLEGYDQFREDTRERFDLDGMVVYAVGEVFERKGLTTFCELAKATDYDFAWFGPYDEGPQAGKATKKWVNNPPENVTFTGYMEDKRAAFGAGDVYLFPAKVENQGIAVLEAMACGKPVVLRDIDVFREFFADGEDCLMCSTFEEFREALERLADDPELRERLGENARETAESHSLDRVGDELEAAYRDLADGVPPESVAAGDAEG, encoded by the coding sequence ATGCGGGCGCTGAACTACCTCGAGTTCGAGGACCGCCTCCGCGGGGGCATCGTGACGGCGACGCGCCAGCAGCGCAAGGCCCTCGCGACGACGGACGTCGAGGTGGTGGAGACGCCGTGGCGCGCCGGCAACCCGGTGCAGTCGCTGGGCACGCTGTTCGCCGGCGAGGGCTACTTCGCCGAGTACGACGTCGCGCACTGCAACCTCGTCGGGCCGGGCAGCGTCGCGGTCGCCCGGCACGCCAAGCGAAACGACATTCCGCTCGTGTTGCACGCGCACGTCACGAAGGAAGACTTCGCGGAGTCGTTCCGGGGGTCGTCGACGGTCGCTCCCGCGCTGGAACCGTACCTGCGGTGGTTCTACTCGCAGGCCGACCTCGTGGTCTGCCCCAGCGAGTACACGCGCGGCGTCCTCGAATCCTACCCCGTGGACGCGCCGATAAAGCAGCTCTCGAACGGCGTGGACGTCGAGAGTCTGGAGGGCTACGACCAGTTCCGCGAGGACACCCGCGAGCGCTTCGACCTCGACGGCATGGTCGTGTACGCGGTCGGCGAGGTGTTCGAGCGCAAGGGCCTCACGACGTTCTGCGAGCTCGCGAAGGCCACCGACTACGACTTCGCGTGGTTCGGTCCCTACGACGAGGGGCCGCAGGCAGGCAAAGCCACGAAGAAGTGGGTGAACAATCCGCCCGAGAACGTGACGTTCACGGGCTACATGGAGGACAAGCGCGCGGCGTTCGGCGCGGGCGACGTCTACCTCTTCCCCGCGAAAGTCGAGAACCAGGGCATCGCCGTGCTGGAGGCGATGGCCTGCGGGAAGCCCGTGGTCCTCAGGGACATCGACGTGTTCCGGGAGTTCTTCGCGGACGGCGAGGACTGCCTGATGTGCTCGACGTTCGAGGAGTTCCGCGAGGCCCTCGAACGGCTCGCCGACGACCCCGAGTTGCGGGAGCGCCTCGGCGAGAACGCCCGGGAGACCGCCGAGTCACACAGCCTCGACCGCGTCGGCGACGAACTCGAAGCCGCGTACCGCGACCTCGCCGACGGCGTGCCCCCCGAGTCCGTCGCGGCCGGCGACGCGGAGGGGTAG
- a CDS encoding alpha/beta hydrolase, whose amino-acid sequence MTDGDPHADQPVVTAGAPASVADAVVVLLHGRGATAQGVVNLAEPLYRHGVTFVAPDAARSRWYPYSSFAPVERNEPHVSSALAAVDRVLADVHEWDVAIEDVVLFGFSQGAFLASEYAARNPRRYGGVAALSGGLLGETVDASGYTGSLDGAPVFLGVGDDDPNVPVERVHETREVFEALDGTVTERVYEGVGHEVTDDEFAVVGSWLDGIVGETD is encoded by the coding sequence ATGACTGACGGCGACCCGCACGCCGACCAGCCGGTCGTCACTGCGGGCGCACCAGCCTCTGTAGCGGACGCCGTGGTCGTCCTGCTGCACGGCCGCGGCGCGACCGCGCAGGGCGTCGTGAACCTCGCGGAGCCGCTGTACCGCCACGGCGTGACGTTCGTCGCGCCCGACGCCGCGCGCAGCCGGTGGTATCCGTACTCGTCGTTCGCGCCAGTCGAGCGAAACGAGCCACACGTCTCGTCGGCGCTCGCGGCCGTCGACCGCGTCCTTGCCGACGTGCACGAGTGGGACGTGGCTATCGAGGACGTGGTCCTGTTCGGGTTCTCGCAGGGCGCGTTTCTCGCCAGCGAGTACGCCGCGCGCAACCCCCGCAGGTACGGCGGCGTCGCGGCGTTGAGCGGCGGCCTGCTCGGCGAAACCGTCGATGCCAGCGGCTACACGGGGTCGCTGGACGGCGCGCCGGTCTTCCTCGGCGTCGGTGACGACGACCCGAACGTCCCCGTCGAGCGCGTCCACGAGACCCGCGAGGTCTTCGAGGCCCTCGACGGAACTGTCACCGAGCGCGTCTACGAGGGCGTCGGCCACGAGGTCACGGACGACGAGTTCGCGGTCGTTGGGTCGTGGCTCGACGGCATCGTGGGCGAGACGGACTGA